From Bacillus sp. 2205SS5-2:
ATAGAACTCATAATTTTCATAATTTCTATCCAGTTATATATAGATAATTCAGGCGGCACTTCCCACCCTCTTTTATCACCAGGTACATGAACATCTAAGTCTTGAGCGTCCCAATTCTTTCCTGTAATGACTTCTAAACCCACCGAACCCATTAACAAAGGTATTATTTCAATATCATTTAGTTTTTTCGCAATTTTAATAAACTCATCAAACTTACTATTATCCATGCGCCCCTCCACTTTTTGTTCTAAATTACACTATAATTATGTTCAAGCATTCTGCCCTCTAGAATAAGTACAGCATTTCACAACCTAATACATATTTTAGACAAAATAGATTCTGCACCTTGCAAGATAACTAATCTTGCTATATTTTCCACTTATTTTACCAACCATTTCATGTAAATTATTAGTTAACATGTAGATGAAAATGTAGACATGCTTGAGCTAGTGTTTGTTAACACATGGAATTACATTTCACTATACAAATTAAGTGTTAATTTAAGGGAAAAACGTTATATTAACAAAAAATGACCATCAAAATAGTGTGCAATTTGATGGTCATTTGCTATTACATTAGTAATGTTTCCAATAGTTAAATGAACTCGATAAACTGTTTCCTCAATCATTTTTCTATCTAGAATTATCCCTCAGTCTTAAATGTTTTTGATAACAGCCATTTCTTTTCCGAATCGATCCCCATTATCAACAAAACCCAAACTTGAATATAAAAGATGAGCAGCCTTATTCTCGGGGTTATAGCCTACAACAATTTTTTTAGCATCCAGTAAGGTAGCCATCTCTAAAATCATTAACTTTGTTGCTTCTTTTCCGATACCCTTACCTTGAAAATTCTTATCAATCATTATTCGATACACCCAATAGCCATCGAGCTCTTCTTTTACAGAATTATACATCAAAAAACCTACTACTTTCCCATCAAAATAGATGGCATTGGCTTTTAAGGCTGGCTCAAACTTTGATTGAGCTATAGAAATTGCATTTGGTTCAATATAATTTTTTTGTTCCTCAGAAACTTCTAATTTACAACATTCATACCAGTTTTCTGAATTCAATTTTTCAAGATTCACCTTAACATTTTTCATAAATATTCCCCTTTCGATTTTGGGGAAACGCAAAACATTTTGGTTAATTAGGCGTTATCCCCTTGTGATGATATATGAAAGAAACAGTTGAGTTTGTCATATTGAACGCCTCCTAAATTAATATCGCCTAAAATATAAAGTGAATTTTTAGACTTTATTATTATATCATATTTTTCAGTTTACTCTATCTTTTCAATATTATTTCAAAAACTTAAACTATCACCTATGCGGTTTTATAGGGACAGAGGGACAGGTTTCTTTCGATTCCCATTTTTTAAAAAAGGCTGTGTTCGCAAAGATTGTGGCTTTTCGAATTAGCCCTCAATTCGTGATGAAGAATGACTTCGGGCATCTTTTCGCATCATTTTTAACCCGAAATGAGGAAAGAAAAGAGTGTTTCCATCCTTTTTTGTATGCTACAGCAACAAAGTATGCGAAAAGAGCCTTTAAAAAAGAAACTTCAGGTCACATTGACGCTCCGAAAAATATTGTTTCACGATAGCTGTAG
This genomic window contains:
- a CDS encoding GNAT family N-acetyltransferase; its protein translation is MKNVKVNLEKLNSENWYECCKLEVSEEQKNYIEPNAISIAQSKFEPALKANAIYFDGKVVGFLMYNSVKEELDGYWVYRIMIDKNFQGKGIGKEATKLMILEMATLLDAKKIVVGYNPENKAAHLLYSSLGFVDNGDRFGKEMAVIKNI